In Carassius carassius chromosome 2, fCarCar2.1, whole genome shotgun sequence, the DNA window CTTGATTATAATTCACATGTATAAATCTATCTAGTCATTGATGCTGGTGTTTTTATCTGCTACATACGATATCAATAGCAAAGTACCGGGTCAAAACATGCATGATATCCAGTTAAATTTTAATCTATCCTCACATCTGTGTTTATATTGAATATTATAGGTTAATGCTGCAGTctgtaactttttaaaaatgatccaatatttgagcaagtacatacataaccagccagtgtttGAAACTGTCACCTTACgtgtattttaaagacaaccagttTGATGGGAGAATAGTTTGCTTTTTGGGttaatttcttaatatgaaattcGAATGATGTGACAATTAGtgattagactgtacagaaattgaaatctgCATGCTAATACACACTATACTCCTAGTCACACAAGGCTGATgttgttaaaattaataatttgggaataaaatataacaataataaactgcagggtttgatgtgatatgagctaatcGATCGTTAGATTAAATCACCTTTGGTAGCGTGATTTATTGTAATGCCTTTTTCCTCCATTGGTCAGAATAAAGTGTGGCAGACTTCAGATAACAATATATGGTGAAAATTCTTATTAGGGTCATATATTCAAAGACGTAGGGTAGAATCTGTGATCACGAAGTACAGTGAATATCCAGACCGGTGACTGACCGCTACACATTCACCTCAAAACAGACTGTTCCTCACTGGATCACAACCAATGCATGGAATACAGGTGCATCAAAAAAATTAATACCATGGAaaagtacttttattttttgcaaactttcttatattctagattcattgcacacaaacttaaatatttcaatagttttgttttaattctgatggttaaaACAGATggttacagcttaggaaaataaaaaattcagtatctcaaaaatttgaatattttctcaaagatcaattaaaaaaagatttacaaaacagaaatgttcaagatctccaaagcaggtttaattatgcactcaatacttggttggggctccttttgcacggTGTGGCATagaggcgatcagcctgtggcactgctgaggcgttattgaagctcaagttgctttgatagcggccttcagctcctctgtattgttttttcagatgttacttatttccatcttcacaataccccatagattctctgtgcggttcaggtcaggtgagttgacTGGCCAaccaagcacagtaatatcatggtcagcaaaccacttggaagtggttttggcactgtaagcaggtgctaaagtcctgctgcaaaatgaaataaagcttgtcagcagatggaaacaTAAAGTGCTCccaaatctcctggtagatggctgcaatgactttggacttgataaaacaaaaTGGACCAACACCCGCAGACGTCAtggcacccaaatcatcactgacttcagaaacttcatactggacttcaagcagcttggattctgtgcctctccagtcttccttcagactccagaccttgatttccaaatgaaatgctaaatttactttcatctggaAAGAGTACTGTGGTCCACTGAGCAAGAGTCGAGTTTCTTTATCTCCTTactccaggtgaaatgcttctgactttttttttttctggttcaggagtggcttggttctagaaatgtgacagctgtagcccttttcctgaagacgtctgagtgtggtgactctttacggcttcagtccactccttgtgaagctctcccaagttcttgaatcggcttttcctaaCAATCTTCTCAAGGCTGTGGtgatccctgttgcttgtgcaccttttcctatcAAAATTTTTCCTTAGTCAactttatgaatatattttgatacagcactctgtgaacagccagcccttttagcaatgaccttctgtggcttaccctcattgtggaggaggttgatgattgtcttctggacaactgtcaagtatgtaatctttcccataattgtggttgcatgttctaaactagcccaagaggtacccagtatttatactcaaaattaatcaaactaatcaagctcaaaatggaatattcgtaaccatcagaatactcttgaaatatttcagtttgtgtgcaatgaatctagaatataagaaatgtagctttttttaattaaatgacaaaaaataaaaacctttcccatgatattctaattatttgagatgcacctgtataattcTGCAAGGAACTGCaattccaggttttcaaacattgatggcgacaaagaggcaaaacttaccgactgcagcttttaAGCAAAACACGGTCAGTCGTCCATATGGGTTAACTGAGCTTTGTTTCTCTGATTATTTCTAGCTGGCCAACACAGAAGAATATGTGGATGGAGCATTAGCAGGTCATCTTGGTGAGGTCCTCATCAGGTAAAGTTTTCAAATGAAACTCAATTTACAACTCAGTTGAATATCAGAAAATGCATTCTTAGTTTTGAATGATAATgattttgtttcctttttctgAAGGTGTAATAATGTTTTGTACATAAGAGGAgtagaagaagaggaagaagacgGCGAGATGAGAGAATAAAGAGTGACTTGATTTCTGTTTCTAATCGGATTGGATGATTTATTGGTTATTTTGCAGTTTGTCTCAGTTTTATGTCTCTCTTCTTTTTGTAAAATTGTTAGTTATTTTTTACACTGTAAAAGTTATTGATGGCACAATGACGAATAAATTGTGCTGTTTGTATGTTTTTGCTGTCATTCTTTGGCTGGCTGTAATATTTAAAGtccacattaaattaaaatggacCCGATTTACTTAATGCAACAATTCATaagtgcatgttattccaaagaaaaatCTTGTTTGTCTTTGTAAGAGATTACATGTTTTAGCAAACTTTAATTCTAAGTTTTAATGCAATATACAGTCTCTGGTAATAACAATTATCCAGTTAAATGCAGATTGACAGAAATAAGTCCCAACTTGTGCCATTTTCATTATCAAGGATTATGAGGTTTCACTTGGGAATAGGTCACATTAGTAAAGTGGTTCATGAATGCTAAAGTTCACTTTAAGAGTCTATTAAACGTACCTTTCTAATTTTCTAAATCATCAATTTGAATTAATTATCAATAACATTTCTAATTAAAGTAAactttacatgtatttttttatttcaatattaatttAACTTATACAGTTTGGTATTAATCTTTCTGACGATGTAAAATTACATTCTGTTCCCCAGTAGTCACTCatgctattttaaataaacttataCATTAGATTTTATACTGATTTGTTCTGGGAAATTACACAGACAAGAagtagaaacatttcttacttttatttagcatatAATGAAGGTTTTAGGATGTGTTCAAACCTAACTAGTGCAACActactattaaaaatatatatatatataaaattttttttttttcctgtattatGTAATAATTCCCTGTTTCCCTTCCGACCTTCGTCCAAGTTCCCAAATTTTGGCTTCGCTTAATATTTACCTAATCTTTTATCCTTGAGCTCTGCTTTGAATCACTTGCACCAAAGTTAACCTAAAAATGAGAGCAAGCCATTTCAGACTTTTAGTCAAGAATGCAACACAAGTGGTCTTAGTTTGTAGAAATGGTGAAAGCTATCTTACCAAAGATGGGATGCAGACGCTGGCTGTCGTTGAGAATGGCAGTGTGCTGATTGGACAGGAAATCTTCACTTATACATTGTGTGATGAATTCGgcacataaataaacatttggaaaACTTTCATTTTCGTTAGCATATCTTATATGTCATATTAATTGTATCTTCGTAGACAATAAATTTCTTATAGCACATTAACTGTAGCTACGTGTATATGTGGACAAAAATGtccaa includes these proteins:
- the LOC132096717 gene encoding small nuclear ribonucleoprotein F; protein product: MSLPLNPKPFLNGLTGKPVMVKLKWGMEYKGYLVSVDGYMNMQLANTEEYVDGALAGHLGEVLIRCNNVLYIRGVEEEEEDGEMRE